The Faecalibacter bovis genome includes the window GTATGGTAATAAAGCAACAGAATCCGCTCCAAAGAAATTGTTATACCAAATACCTATTAAAGCTAAAACCACAGGTATATTTTGATCTAACGTTTCAGATTTAAAATGATTATCCATTTCGTGAGCACCTTCTAACAATTCCTCAAAATTATCATACCCAACGGCTAAACAAATACTTAAACCAATCGCACTCCATAAAGAGTATCTACCACCAACCCAATCCCAAAATTGGAACATATTGGCTGTATCTATACCAAAATCCGCAACTCCATTCGCATTAGTAGATAATGCCACAAAATGTTTTGCAACGTCTTTTTCAGCAGCTCCGTTATCTAATAACCATTGCTTTGCTGTAAAGGCATTCGTCATCGTTTCTTGTGTAGTAAACGTTTTCGAAGCAACGATAAAAAGAGTCGTTTCCGGATTAATAACTTTAAATGTTTCTGCTAAATGTGTTCCGTCAATATTAGAAACAAAATGAACGTTTAAACGCGTTTTATAGTGTTTTAACGCTTCAGTCACCATCACAGGACCAAGATCAGAACCTCCGATACCGATGTTTACAACATCTGTAATTTCTTTACCAGTAAACCCTTTCCATTGCCCAGAAATCACTTGATTAGAAAATGACTTCATTTGTTCTAACACTTCATTTATCTTAGGCATTACATCTTCGCCATCAACCAAAACTTCTTCGTTCGAACGGTTTCGTAAAGCGGTGTGCAAAACTGCACGACCTTCTGTAACATTAATTTGATCGCCGTTAAACATCTGTTGAATCGCTTCATCAACGCCAGTTTTTTTCGCTAAATCAACTAATAATTGAATCGTTTCTGCATTGATTCTATTTTTAGAATAATCGATTAATAATGATGGATATTGTATAGAAAATTGTTCGAAACGTTTTGGATTCGCTTCAAATAATTCTTTGATTGTTGTATGTTGAATAGATTCGTAGTGTGCTTGTAAGTTTTTCCAAGCTGAAGTTGTTGTTGGATTGATT containing:
- the pgi gene encoding glucose-6-phosphate isomerase, which encodes MALNTINPTTTSAWKNLQAHYESIQHTTIKELFEANPKRFEQFSIQYPSLLIDYSKNRINAETIQLLVDLAKKTGVDEAIQQMFNGDQINVTEGRAVLHTALRNRSNEEVLVDGEDVMPKINEVLEQMKSFSNQVISGQWKGFTGKEITDVVNIGIGGSDLGPVMVTEALKHYKTRLNVHFVSNIDGTHLAETFKVINPETTLFIVASKTFTTQETMTNAFTAKQWLLDNGAAEKDVAKHFVALSTNANGVADFGIDTANMFQFWDWVGGRYSLWSAIGLSICLAVGYDNFEELLEGAHEMDNHFKSETLDQNIPVVLALIGIWYNNFFGADSVALLPYEQYLSRFAAYFQQGDMESNGKYIGRDGKKVDYETGPIIWGEPGTNGQHAFYQLIHQGTKLIPADFIAGANSLNNLGDHHAKLLSNFFAQTEALAFGKDEETVVAELVKAGKSQEEIDFLTPFKIFEGNRPTNSILYEVLTPRVLGNLIAMYEHKIYVQGVIWNIFSFDQWGVELGKQLANVILPKLENEENVTSHDSSTNGLINAYKFWRK